A single genomic interval of Nomascus leucogenys isolate Asia chromosome 3, Asia_NLE_v1, whole genome shotgun sequence harbors:
- the LOC100581461 gene encoding zinc finger protein 43 isoform X2 produces MRRHEMVAKPPVMCSHFTQDFWPEKHIKDHCQKVTLRRYKNCEHKNVHLKKDHKSVDKCKVHRGGYNGFNQCLPATQSKIFLFDKCVKAFHKFSNSNRHKISHTEKKLFKCKECGKSFCMLPHLAQHKIIHTRVNFCKCEKCGKAFNCPSIITKHKRINTGEKPYTCEECGKVFNWSSCLTTHKKFYTGYKLYKCQECGKVFNKSSILTTHKIICTGEKFYKCKECAKAFNQSSNLTEHKKIHPGEKPYKCEECGKAFNWPSTLTKHKRIHTGEKPYKCEECGKAFNQFSNLTTHKRIHTAEKFYKCTECGEAFSRSSNLTKHKKIHTEKKPYKCEECGKAFRWSSKLTEHKLTHTGEKPYKCEECGKAFNWPSTLTKHNRIHTGEKPYKCEVCGKAFNQFSNLTTHKRIHTAEKPYKCEECGKAFSRSSNLTKHKKIHIEKKPYKCEECGKAFKWSSKLTEHKITHTGEKPYKCEECGKAFNHFSILTKHKRIHTGEKPYKCEECGRAFTQSSNLTTHKKIHTGEKFYKCEECGKAFTQSSNLTTHKKIHTGGKPYKCEECGKAFNQFSTLTKHKIIHTEEKPYKCEKCGKAFKWSSTLTKHKIIHTGEKPYKCEECGKAFKLSSTLSTHKIIHTGEKPYKCEKCGKAFNRSSNLIEHKKIHTGEQPYKCEECGKAFNYSSHLNTHKRIHTKEQPYKCKECGKAFNQYSNLTTHNKIHTGEKLYKPEDVTVILTTPQTFSNIK; encoded by the coding sequence ttatgtGTTCTCATTTTACCCAAGACTTTTGGCCAGAGAAGCATATAAAAGATCATTGCCAAAAAGTGACACTGAGAAGATATAAAAACTGTGaacataaaaatgtacatttaaaaaaagaccaTAAAAGTGTGGATAAGTGTAAGGTGCACAGAGGAGGTTATAATGGATTTAACCAATGTTTGCCAGCTACCCAGagcaaaatatttctatttgataAATGTGTGAAAGCCtttcataaattttcaaattcaaacaGACATAAGATAAGCCATActgaaaaaaaacttttcaaatgcAAAGAATGTGGCAAATCATTTTGCATGCTTCCACATCTAGCtcaacataaaataattcataccAGAGTGAATTTCtgcaaatgtgaaaaatgtggaaaagcttTTAACTGCCCTTCAATCATCACTAAACACAAGAGAATtaatactggagagaaaccctacacatgtgaagaatgtggcaaagtctTTAACTGGTCCTCATGCCTTACTACACATAAAAAATTTTATACTGGATACAAACTCTACAAATGTCAGGAATGTGGCAAAGTTTTTAACAAGTCCTCAATCCTTACTACCCATAAGATAATTTGCACTGGAGAGAAAttctacaaatgtaaagaatgtgccAAAGCTTTTAACCAATCCTCAAACCTTACtgaacataagaaaattcatcctggagagaaaccttacaaatgtgaagaatgtggcaaagcttttaactgGCCCTCAACtcttactaaacataagagaattcatactggagagaaaccctacaaatgtgaagaatgtggcaaagcctttaaccagTTCTCAaaccttactacacataagagaATCCATACTGCAGAGAAATTCTATAAATGTACAGAATGTGGTGAAGCTTTTAGCCGGTCCTCAaaccttactaaacataagaaaattcatactgaaaagaaaccctacaaatgtgaagaatgtggcaaagcttttagaTGGTCCTCAAAGCTTACTGAACATAAGTtaactcatactggagagaaaccctacaaatgtgaagaatgtggcaaagcctttaactgGCCCTCAACCCTTACTAAACATAacagaattcatactggagagaagccctacaaatgtgaagtatgtggcaaagcctttaaccagTTCTCAaaccttactacacataagagaattcatactgcagagaaaccctacaaatgtgaagaatgtggcaaagcttttagcCGGTCCTCAAACCTTACTAAGCATAAGAAAATTCACATTGaaaagaaaccctacaaatgtgaagaatgtggcaaagcttttaagtGGTCCTCAAAGCTTACTGAACATAAGAtaactcatactggagagaaaccctacaaatgtgaagaatgcgGCAAAGCTTTTAACCATTTCTCAATCCTTACCAAACATAAGAggattcatactggagagaaaccctacaagtgtgaagaatgtggcagagCTTTTACCCAATCCTCAaaccttactacacataagaaaattcatactggagagaaattctacaaatgtgaagaatgtggcaaagcttttaccCAATCTTCAAACCTTACTACacataaaaaaattcatactggaggaaaaccctacaaatgtgaagaatgtggcaaagcttttaaccagtTCTCAACtcttactaaacataagataattcacaCTGaggagaaaccctacaaatgtgaaaaatgtggcaaagcctttaagtGGTCCTCAacccttactaaacataagataattcatactggagagaaaccctacaaatgtgaagaatgtggcaaagcttttaaacTGTCCTCAACCCTTTCTACACATAAGAttattcatactggagagaaaccctacaaatgtgaaaaatgtggcaaagcttttaaccgaTCCTCAAACCTTATtgaacataagaaaattcatactggagagcaaccctacaaatgtgaagaatgtggcaaagcattTAACTATTCCTCACACCTTAAtacacataagagaattcatactaaAGAGCAAccctacaaatgtaaagaatgtggcaaagctttcaACCAATATTCAAACCTTACTACCCATAacaaaattcatactggagagaaactctACAAACCTGAAGATGTAACAGTGATTTTGACAACACCTCAAACtttttcaaacataaaataa